A single genomic interval of Coccidioides posadasii str. Silveira chromosome 1, complete sequence harbors:
- the RRP40 gene encoding exosome non-catalytic core subunit rrp40 (BUSCO:393440at4751~EggNog:ENOG410PKPF~COG:J~BUSCO:13153at33183): MSAPLILLPGDTVPSHLKTASNNSLKLGQNLHVLSHATSPIPITSTQAGLLLQDPKRNSVNILTFPRRRYIPQPSDLVIAQIHHSSADYFHCTLSPHTPHVFLPQLAFEGATRKTRPQLKSGELVYARVLSVGLGPGAEIELTCVNPATGKAEPGGLGPLNGGMVFDVSVGLAGRLMSPGGSGGVVVLEELGKKLESLGGFEIAVGKNGRVWVDSSAGGEEGIKMIVAVGRCLREVDEENLEVGGQKKLVSRVLKQMGLGA; this comes from the coding sequence ATGTCGGCTCCGTTAATTCTCCTACCGGGAGACACGGTCCCAAGCCACCTCAAAACCGCCAGTAACAACTCTCTCAAACTCGGCCAAAACCTCCACGTTTTATCACACGCCACATCACCCATCCCGATCACAAGCACCCAGGCTGGCCTTCTACTCCAAGATCCCAAGCGTAATTCCGTTAATATTCTCACCTTTCCACGCCGCCGCTACATCCCGCAGCCCAGCGATCTTGTTATCGCTCAAATCCACCACTCAAGTGCCGATTATTTTCATTGCACCCTCTCCCCGCACACGCCGCATGTTTTCCTCCCACAGTTAGCTTTCGAGGGCGCCACGCGGAAAACGCGCCCACAGTTGAAAAGTGGCGAATTAGTGTATGCGCGTGTGCTGTCGGTCGGCTTGGGGCCAGGCGCTGAAATTGAGTTAACATGTGTGAATCCCGCGACAGGCAAGGCAGAGCCGGGTGGGCTTGGGCCTCTGAATGGCGGAATGGTGTTTGACGTTTCGGTGGGTTTGGCGGGGAGGTTGATGTCTCCGGGAGGAAGTGGAGGTGTCGTAGTGTTGGAGGAGCTGGGAAAGAAACTTGAATCGCTTGGGGGGTTCGAGATTGCCGTGGGAAAGAATGGAAGAGTATGGGTGGACAGTTCGGCTGGTGGAGAAGAAGGGATTAAAATGATTGTCGCGGTTGGTAGGTGTCTGAGAGAGGTGGATGAAGAGAATTTGGAGGTTGGGGGGCAGAAGAAGCTGGTTTCGAGGGTCCTTAAGCAGATGGGACTTGGAGCCTGA
- a CDS encoding uncharacterized protein (EggNog:ENOG410PH65~COG:P~TransMembrane:9 (i113-131o166-190i202-223o243-265i372-396o402-425i437-461o467-489i510-530o)) yields the protein MNCPSRTEHDPDRPDWNQNPPVLSPDLTARQDLNGRINATQFRELSSHFSSLGFAAGADEGPEKGLDVPPGSKHRPPFADAKLPRDYYEEFCAASRQMPYRVKTLKSWFHHGLLWWLPAISMAVFSVYYMGVVLSTFRPRQKLATARVVKRAESCQTGSSKPNYSVGLHVAALAIILFVSFGACAFPMLAVRFPRLRIPHSFLFFVRHFGTGVLIATAFVHLLPTAFVSLGNPCLSQFWTVDYPAMPGAIALAAVFLVTTVEMVFSPARHICGDTRGVTQMICHQDSTPTGHQGYGATASPVEALEGGKSSDSDPHLRGDYGVRSPISRQSTAEGPEMVTGTNAVNREGAEKDVPDVHAPIVLTPEQRTRKAFLQCVLLEVGILFHSVFIGMALSVSVGNEFVILLVAISFHQCFEGLALGARISALSWNPDAKQPWLMALAYGCTTPIGQAIGLATHSLYDPDSEVGLIMVGTMNAISSGLLVYASLVELLAEDFLTDESWRILRGKRRIFACLLVFLGAFGMSLVGAWA from the exons ATGAACTGCCCGTCCCGAACGGAGCATGATCCTGACCGCCCGGACTGGAATCAGAACCCACCGGTTCTATCTCCCGATCTCACCGCGCGGCAGGATCTCAATGGCCGTATAAACGCTACCCAATTCCGGGAGCTATCCTCTCATTTCTCGTCTCTCGGGTTCGCAGCCGGTGCCGATGAAGGCCCCGAGAAGGGACTCGACGTCCCTCCTGGCTCCAAGCACCGCCCACCCTTTGCAGATGCAAAACTTCCTCGTGATTACTACGAAG AATTTTGCGCTGCAAGTCGTCAGATGCCTTACAGGGTAAAGACGTTAAAGTCCTGGTTCCATCATGGCTTGCTATGGTGGCTGCCAGCAATTTCAATGGCAGTATTCTCTGTCTACTATATGGGAGTTGTCCTCTCGACCTTCCGGCCCC GGCAAAAACTAGCGACGGCCCGCGTCGTAAAGAGAGCCGAAAGCTGTCAAACTGGCAGCAGTAAACCAAACTACAGCGTTGGCCTGCATGTCGCTGCACTTGCTATCATTTTATTCGTATCCTTTGGGGCCTGTGCATTTCCAATGCTTGCGGTCAGGTTTCCACGTCTACGAATCCCGcattctttccttttcttcgtGCGACATTTTGGTACCGGTGTCTTGATTGCCACAGCATTCGTCCACCTCTTGCCCACCGCTTTTGTTTCACTTGGAAACCCATGTTTATCACAATTTTGGACGGTGGACTATCCCGCAATGCCTGGCGCCATCGCTCTGGCAGCCGTCTTCCTTGTTACCACGGTAGAGATGGTTTTCAGCCCCGCTAGACATATCTGTGGTGATACCAGGGGAGTCACCCAGATGATCTGCCATCAAGATTCAACTCCTACAGGCCACCAGGGTTACGGAGCAACGGCCAGCCCCGTGGAAGCTCTGGAAGGCGGAAAATCATCCGACTCCGATCCTCATCTTCGCGGAGATTATGGAGTCCGTAGCCCTATTTCTCGTCAATCTACGGCTGAAGGGCCTGAAATGGTGACGGGGACTAACGCGGTCAACCGGGAGGGTGCTGAAAAGGACGTGCCCGATGTGCATGCTCCTATCGTTCTAACTCCCGAGCAGAGGACCCGAAAAGCGTTTTTACAATGCGTTCTCTTAGAAGTTGGAATTTTATTCCACAGTGTTTTTATTGGAATGGCGCTGAGTGTTTCCGTCGGAAACGAGTTCGTCATTCTGTTGGTTGCGATTTCATTCCACC AGTGTTTTGAAGGTTTGGCGCTCGGCGCGCGTATCTCAGCACTTTCCTGGAATCCAGATGCCAAACAGCCATGGCTCATGGCTCTCGCATACGGTTGCAC AACCCCTATTGGTCAAGCCATTGGCTTGGCTACACACTCCCTGTATGACCCCGATTCCGAAGTTGGCCTCATCATGGTTGGCACCATGAATGCAATTTCGTCGGGTCTGCTTGTTTACGCCTCTCTCGTGGAGCTTTTGGCTGAGGACTTCCTCACCGATGAAAGCTGGCGAATCCTGAGAGGGAAAAGGCGCATCTTTGCCTGTTTACTAGTCTTCCTTGGCGCATTTGGAATGAGTCTAGTTGGAGCATGGGCGTAA
- a CDS encoding uncharacterized protein (SECRETED:SignalP(1-22)~EggNog:ENOG410PJIS~COG:S): MLTKNFALALLLSSSLLGGVMGQTRGGGGRNGGQNGGNQRGNGGNNGGNNGGNNGGNNGGNNGGNNGGNNGNQNELLLNPENIQKGSQNDGNANAEEGQAASNTDNANFINFCTGKTLTNGLQIRGGSCNGVVMGDIPSKNNMVSTIIMNPGPGEDLPANQDFDVELQVSNLVAGSFTNPDNTYYSAPQELEGGNIVGHSHVTIQSLGNNLATQTPPDPEQFVFFKGINDAGNGRGGLKATVEGGLPAGAYRVCTMNSASNHQPVIMPVAQRGAQDDCQKFTVGRGNNNNNNNNNNNNNGGNNGGNNGGNNGGNNRGNNGGNNGGNNGGNNGGSNGGANAGGRGGDNRRLRQRPTMMRGGRTRLSFGKREFIA, from the exons ATGTTGACCAAGAACTTCGCCCTTGCGCTACTCCTCTCGTCGAGCCTTCTCGGCGGTGTAATGGGCCAGACCCGAGGTGGTGGTGGGAGGAACGGTGGTCAAAACGGTGGCAATCAGAGGGGCAATGGAGGCAATAACGGCGGGAACAACGGCGGGAACAATGGCGGAAACAATGGCGGAAACAATGGTGGGAACAACGGCGGCAATAATGGCAACCAGAATGAGCTCTTGCTTAACCCAGAAAACATCCAGAAGGGCAGCCAGAATGATGGAAATGCAAATGCAGAAGAGGGCCAGGCCGCTTCCAACAC TGACAACGCAAACTTCATCAATTTCTGCACAGGAAAGACATTAACCAACGGTCTTCAAATCCGGGGCGGATCTTGTAACGGAGTCG TGATGGGAGATATTCCCAGTAAGAATAACATGGTTTCGACCATTATAATGAACCCGGGACCCGGAGAAGATCTGCCTGCAAATCAGGACTTTGATGTCGAACTCCAAGTTTCAAACTTGGTTGCTGGCTCCTTTACCAACCCCGATAACACCTACTACTCGGCACCGCAGGAGCTTGAAGGCGGAAACATTGTCGGCCACAGTCACGTCACTATTCAGTCCCTTGGCAACAATCTGGCTACGCAAACCCCTCCTGATCCCGAGCAGTTTGTGTTCTTTAAGGGTATCAACGACGCTGGCAATGGTCGAGGTGGTCTCAAGGCTACTGTGGAGGGTGGGCTGCCTGCTGGTGCATATCGCGTGTGCACCATGAATTCAGCTTCTAATCATCAACCTGTCATCATGCCT GTTGCACAACGCGGTGCCCAGGATGATTGTCAGAAGTTTACGGTCGGCCGAggaaacaacaacaacaacaacaacaacaacaacaacaacaatggTGGAAACAATGGCGGCAACAACGGCGGCAACAACGGTGGAAATAACCGCGGAAACAATGGCGGAAACAACGGTGGAAATAATGGAGGCAACAATGGCGGATCAAATGGTGGAGCCAATGCAGGCGGTCGAGGAGGTGACAATAGACGTCTCCGTCAGCGCCCAACGATGATGCGTGGAGGACGAACCCGCCTTTCCTTCGGCAAGAGGGAGTTCATTGCTTAA
- a CDS encoding uncharacterized protein (EggNog:ENOG410PQJK~COG:S~BUSCO:10725at33183) — MATWVYPQLPPDQLKREEEESLSRELEWLLRSLQESLAALREGLQECAALLAPTEPGSTLVLSSLRSESVKGYVTRVGPRIVKGDVHLRLNSLPPPRGSHATRLCLSTSPTAPELILDQIALARRQINDSLDVVDVSTFTGDPMNANFISGQLRLLQEHIMEARHALKGDREDMRKPWNEGSADANAFDPPLPSHLSFYLSVSEAALVLYVRTLEPHATSDIPTTYFAPEIGLSGFSLRDRLFGTKHQSHDESGDVFCWNGEEVKVKEKVRVESQDPSLMAAMAKLTALEHEVAKLKKALAVVMGDEESDSD, encoded by the exons ATGGCGACTTGGGTATATCCCCAGCTGCCTCCGGATCAGCTCAAGCGGGAGGAAGAAGAGTCACTG TCCCGTGAGCTCGAATGGCTTCTTCGGTCGCTGCAGGAATCTCTGGCTGCTTTGCGGGAGGGACTTCAAGAGTGTGCCGCCCTTCTTGCTCCCACGGAGCCCGGCTCTACCCTGGTGCTTTCTTCTTTACGGTCCGAGAGCGTCAAAGGCTATGTCACGCGGGTAGGGCCGAGGATCGTGAAAGGG GACGTTCACCTCCGACTGAACTCTTTACCTCCTCCTCGCGGCTCACATGCCACCAGACTTTGTCTTTCTACGAGTCCTACCGCCCCAGAGTTAATACTGGACCAGATTGCACTAGCGCGCCGGCAGATAAATGACAGTCTCGACGTAGTGGACGTTAGCACCTTTACGGGTGATCCCATGAATGCTAACTTTATATCCGGCCAGTTACGGTTGCTGCAAGAGCACATAATGGAAGCGCGGCATGCCTTGAAGGGTGACCGCGAGGATATGAGGAAGCCTTGGAATGAAGGCAGCGCGGATGCAAAT GCATTCGATCCACCGCTACCTAGTCATTTATCGTTTTACCTTAGTGTCTCCGAGGCGGCGTTAGTCCTGTACGTTCGTACACTGGAGCCACATGCCACTTCCGATATCCCAACTACCTACTTTGCTCCAGAAATCGGCCTAAGCGGCTTTTCTCTTCGAGATCGTCTGTTCGGAACCAAACATCAAAGTCATGATGAATCGGGGGATGTATTCTGCTGGAACGGCGAGGAAGTTAAAGTGAAAGAGAAGGTCAGGGTGGAAAGTCAGGACCCTAGCTTGATGGCGGCCATGGCCAAGCTCACTGCTTTAGAACATGAAGTTGCAAAGCTCAAGAAGGCGCTTGCTGTTGTAATGGGAGACGAGGAGAGCGATAGCGACTGA
- the RSM22 gene encoding 37S ribosomal protein S22 (EggNog:ENOG410PH29~COG:J~BUSCO:1832at33183) gives MLIRFPELGHLFELRLTDEFVDILGHLNQETLGEKVRLARQQYGNSLPEGELNEEEMTLYTRLYGEPATLSETEPQPPEEAGNTLFRQNSEGEFVEVDLETELVDPTGEENAQPSDIFPVDSPEELERRMYEVAKQLEGDVITEFPQNDYSYGNAQPRAHPLTAAAEFRTYPSTVYMPTDTFTKPIRDLLSHHSPKHISEAAHNLFMPCLSKSTTTTKRTPQEPITSSPSQRIMSGIEASLFLAVLYPGMYATTLSILTEVRKRLGTKWLRDLIYKEGGPTVLDAGAGGAGILAWRDILKAEWSLMYPDHPSESQAPQGKATVVVGSDSLRHRTSKLLDNTTFIPRLPDYLHLRDKSVIDTDALPPKRKQFDVIIAPHTLMHFQEPYMRKEYVLNLWSLLNPNGGILVLAEKGIQRGFDVIGGAREMILERLIASPGSTQYENVLESPGDEAIVQKEKGMIVAPCTNHSKCPMYVGPDVHVPKRDYCHFSQRYIRPDFLQKISGAIGKNHEDVEFSYLVVQRGVDQRENQGIIQGPSAADAAFSGYEASVDNAGHFEIQELSEMNESTTPQVNTLSLPRLILPPIKRKGHVVMDVCTPAGKIERWVVPRSFSKQAYRDARKSKWGDLWALGAKTRMTRALKLGTAKKSVIKTKKEASKSKNNKEDVDDELGIMDEDGFDIPDFERIMEKFNERGAKAGKNKRISEDQDNARDMKPKRRPSDVTVPTWIKKMEKRRARKLREKYSKSFSET, from the coding sequence ATGCTAATCAGGTTTCCCGAACTTGGCCACCTTTTTGAACTGCGCTTAACGGATGAGTTTGTCGATATCCTGGGCCATCTGAATCAAGAGACCTTAGGTGAAAAAGTCAGGCTCGCAAGGCAGCAATATGGAAATTCCCTTCCGGAGGGCGAATTAAATGAGGAAGAGATGACCCTATATACACGGCTATATGGAGAGCCAGCAACTTTGTCGGAGACTGAGCCTCAACCTCCGGAGGAAGCGGGAAACACGCTTTTTCGGCAGAACAGCGAAGGTGAATTTGTCGAAGTGGACCTGGAGACAGAGCTCGTAGACCCGACCGGGGAGGAAAACGCACAACCAAGTGACATCTTTCCCGTTGATAGCCCGGAGGAACTTGAAAGACGGATGTATGAGGTTGCGAAACAACTTGAAGGGGATGTAATTACCGAGTTTCCTCAAAATGACTATTCGTATGGAAACGCACAGCCTCGCGCACACCCTTTGACCGCCGCTGCCGAGTTTAGGACGTACCCTTCTACAGTGTACATGCCAACAGATACCTTTACGAAACCTATCAGGGATTTACTTTCACATCACAGCCCGAAACATATCAGCGAGGCTGCGCATAACCTATTCATGCCTTGTTTATCAAAATCCACCACTACTACCAAACGCACCCCTCAAGAACCTATCACCTCTTCTCCATCACAACGCATCATGTCTGGAATTGAAGCTAGCCTCTTTCTTGCTGTTCTGTATCCTGGCATGTACGCGACCACTTTAAGTATATTGACGGAAGTTCGAAAGAGACTAGGGACTAAATGGTTACGCGATCTGATATATAAAGAGGGAGGCCCGACAGTACTCGACGCTGGGGCGGGTGGAGCTGGTATTTTGGCATGGAGAGACATACTCAAAGCAGAGTGGTCGCTGATGTACCCTGACCACCCTTCAGAATCCCAAGCTCCTCAGGGAAAAGCCACGGTTGTGGTTGGATCCGATTCATTGCGACATCGGACCAGCAAGCTTCTCGATAATACGACATTTATCCCACGCCTGCCGGATTATTTGCATTTGAGAGATAAGTCGGTCATCGATACGGATGCCTTGCCGCCAAAACGGAAGCAGTTTGATGTGATCATCGCACCGCATACATTGATGCATTTCCAAGAACCTTATATGCGCAAGGAATACGTTCTGAATCTTTGGTCCTTATTGAATCCGAATGGCGGTATTCTTGTTTTGGCGGAAAAGGGTATCCAACGAGGGTTTGATGTCATTGGAGGCGCTCGGGAAATGATTTTAGAGAGGTTGATCGCTTCCCCCGGATCTACCCAATACGAGAATGTCCTAGAATCCCCTGGCGATGAGGCAATCgtacaaaaggaaaaaggcaTGATTGTTGCTCCATGTACAAACCATTCCAAATGCCCGATGTACGTTGGTCCAGATGTGCATGTCCCGAAAAGAGATTATTGTCATTTCAGTCAACGTTATATCCGCCCAGATTTTCTCCAGAAAATTTCAGGAGCCATTGGCAAAAATCATGAGGACGTTGAATTCAGCTATCTCGTCGTCCAGAGAGGAGTTGACCAACGCGAGAATCAAGGTATAATACAGGGGCCCAGTGCCGCCGATGCTGCTTTCTCCGGTTATGAAGCTTCTGTGGATAACGCAGGCCACTTTGAAATCCAAGAGCTGAGTGAAATGAATGAATCTACAACCCCACAAGTCAACACTCTTTCCCTTCCCCGACTCATTCTTCCCCCGATAAAACGCAAAGGACATGTGGTAATGGACGTGTGTACGCCCGCCGGTAAAATCGAACGCTGGGTTGTCCCTCGCTCGTTTAGCAAACAAGCATATCGCGACGCTCGCAAGTCCAAGTGGGGGGATCTCTGGGCCTTAGGTGCTAAGACACGAATGACACGCGCCTTGAAGCTAGGGACTGCGAAAAAATCGGTTATCAAGACTAAAAAGGAAGCGAGCAAATCAAAGAATAACAAGGAGGACGTCGATGATGAACTCGGAATCATGGACGAAGATGGATTTGACATTCCTGATTTTGAGAGGATAATGGAGAAGTTCAACGAGCGAGGCGCCAAAGCGGGCAAAAACAAGAGGATCAGCGAGGATCAGGACAATGCGCGGGATATGAAGCCCAAGCGCCGACCATCTGACGTGACAGTGCCGACCTGGATAAAAAAGATGGAGAAAAGGAGGGCGCGAAAACTCCGGGAGAAATATAGCAAGTCTTTTTCGGAGACTTAG
- a CDS encoding uncharacterized protein (EggNog:ENOG410PPMH~COG:S~BUSCO:15280at33183), with protein MKPPDGPRNSRATTVEMAASLSSSVASLKSSLQLLESSIDVLDNGVNDFPRLCKILQSTRHFELLPEPTLQEAQKAILDEITPSIAHLLRLSGNHIDKLARREEALKAKCELQEGRLSRDSRPSSRVGGHADGKTEPSGLRAASSARAAELRKLVQKKERLKYAVERLELQSRQRERQLRKSMAAQ; from the exons ATGAAACCCCCCGACGGACCGAGAAACTCAAGAGCCACGACGGTCGAGATGGCGGCTTCACTATCCTCCTCCGTGGCATCCCTGAAATCATCGCTGCAATTGCTAGAATCATCTATTGATGTCCTGGACAATGGCGTCAACGACTTTCCCCGCCTCTGCAAAATACTCCAGTCGACGAGA CATTTTGAACTCCTGCCGGAACCTACTTTACAAGAAGCTCAAAAGGCTATCCTCGACGAAATCACCCCCAGCATCGCTCACTTGCTACGCCTTTCGGGGAACCATATTGACAAACTCGCCCGACGCGAAGAAGCTCTGAAGGCTAAATGTGAACTGCAGGAAGGCAGGTTGTCTCGCGACTCAAGACCTTCTTCTCGTGTCGGTGGTCATGCCGATGGAAAGACCGAACCCAGCGGCTTACGTGCTGCGAGCAGTGCTCGAGCGGCTGAACTCCGGAAGCTGGTGCAAAAGAAGGAACGACTAAAGTATGCCGTGGAGAGACTGGAGTTGCAGTCACGACAGAGGGAAAGACAACTGAGGAAGAGCATGGCGGCACAGTGA
- a CDS encoding uncharacterized protein (EggNog:ENOG410PS1N~COG:I~TransMembrane:1 (o12-30i)) — protein MPFPWKKYPVPIARPLAPFIAASFVILYGVNSLQNAMVNSEEFRNDPRNPNRRVSAAEKH, from the exons ATGCCCTTTCCCTGGAAGAAATACCCGGTGCCTATCG CCCGCCCACTCGCTCCTTTCATCGCCGCCT CATTCGTCATCCTCTACGGCGTCAATTCCCTCCAGAACGCCATGGTGAACT CCGAGGAATTCAGAAATGACCCACGAAACCCTAACAGGCGCGTCAGTGCTGCAGAGAAGCATTAA
- the MRP2 gene encoding mitochondrial 37S ribosomal protein uS14m (EggNog:ENOG410PP96~COG:J~BUSCO:15970at33183) codes for MSQFRAKRLDISGFITSKVIRDHTKRKVFKEFEPERQALRYLVRNTSLPMRVRAQAQLQLSQMHCYTRPTQIKNRCIAGGIARAVFRDFKLARYQFREQALAGELPGVKKASW; via the exons ATGTCTCAATTCCGTGCGAAGCGGCTGGACATTTCCGGTTTTATCACATCCAAGGTGATCCGCGACCATACAAAGCGGAAAGTCTTCAAAGAATTTGAACCCGAAAG ACAAGCTCTCCGCTATCTTGTCCGGAATACCTCTCTTCCTATGCGTGTCCGCGCCCAAGCACAACTCCAACTCTCACAAATGCACTGCTATACTCGACCGACGCAAATCAAAAACCGATGTATTGCTGGTGGAATAGCGAGGGCAGTATTTAGGGATTTCAAACTGGCGAGA TATCAATTCAGAGAACAAGCGCTAGCGGGAGAACTTCCGGGAGTCAAAAAGGCAAGCTGGTGA